A region of Petrotoga mexicana DSM 14811 DNA encodes the following proteins:
- a CDS encoding ABC transporter substrate-binding protein, with translation MRKVLFTFFTILLSVVLTAEYLMVDDLGRLVSFEGEVNRVISAAPAVSDYIKYLGLEEKVVGVTDWDTHIDAEKIGNLVPLNLEKIVSLNPDVVFLTGGFQEPEISRLERYNIKSFVINPVNFNDIYRDIVLIGSILGEREKAQTLSNKLRQNVLNIAKSSFTWKNKPTVLYLMVQNNVAEIWTAGTGSFVNESIAYAGGLNLAASYTGNNGFLLVGPEFVVAQNPDIIIVASYYEGDESAKNTILNAEQFKNVKAVKEGKIVMVDGNKISQASPSLIDVLEQLYEYFGENR, from the coding sequence ATGAGGAAGGTGTTATTTACATTTTTTACGATTTTGTTGTCGGTTGTTTTGACCGCAGAGTATTTGATGGTGGATGATCTTGGAAGATTAGTCTCTTTTGAGGGAGAGGTTAACAGGGTTATTTCCGCCGCACCCGCTGTATCTGATTATATCAAATATTTAGGCTTAGAGGAAAAAGTAGTAGGCGTAACAGATTGGGATACCCATATAGATGCTGAAAAAATTGGTAATTTAGTGCCTTTAAATCTCGAAAAAATAGTTTCTTTGAATCCGGATGTTGTTTTTTTAACTGGAGGGTTTCAAGAACCTGAGATTAGTAGATTGGAAAGATACAATATCAAATCCTTTGTGATTAATCCAGTTAATTTTAATGATATCTATAGGGATATTGTATTAATTGGCAGTATCTTAGGCGAGAGAGAAAAAGCTCAAACTCTTTCAAATAAACTAAGACAAAATGTTTTAAATATAGCCAAAAGTTCTTTCACTTGGAAAAATAAACCAACGGTTTTATATTTAATGGTTCAAAATAATGTAGCTGAAATTTGGACGGCAGGAACAGGCTCATTTGTAAATGAATCAATTGCTTACGCTGGTGGATTAAACTTAGCCGCTTCTTATACGGGCAATAATGGGTTTTTACTGGTTGGCCCTGAATTCGTTGTTGCTCAAAATCCCGATATCATAATCGTTGCTTCCTACTACGAAGGCGACGAGAGTGCAAAAAATACTATCTTGAATGCCGAACAGTTTAAAAACGTAAAAGCTGTTAAAGAAGGGAAAATAGTTATGGTCGATGGTAACAAGATTTCTCAAGCTTCTCCATCACTGATCGATGTCCTTGAACAATTATATGAGTATTTTGGTGAAAACAGATGA